One Oryza brachyantha chromosome 3, ObraRS2, whole genome shotgun sequence DNA segment encodes these proteins:
- the LOC102703384 gene encoding uncharacterized protein LOC102703384, which yields MHDGVNIFFMLKVDGDYTYTKGENKKCPSVALMFQIGEKATYYNMGGCKDLPGSCTSKSCRGQEVDIMHFSVGSAIPGRLYGGNHIDNADGNGGDRFGHLVDLYAWNPHCRYLDGIGPKENDSNAQNDWHGAWWHSSLTFHSGFVDDDSPYGKQDEKGTYYFEFSRPLRTMDRFQQDAQFTIGGPNSMSVAFWYPDDGKPWSKSDHYSASCDWLVLDIQPSLEAAHYHPAPNRSWDAATAFALLLSVVAICISVFVGYGVSKNKNSVQFTPLEQL from the exons ATGCATGATGGCGTCAACATTTTCTTCATGCTGAAAGTTGATGGGGATTACACCTACACTAAAGG CGAAAACAAGAAGTGCCCTTCTGTTGCTCTGATGTTCCAAATTGGAGAAAAAGCCACGTACTATAAT ATGGGAGGGTGCAAAGATTTGCCTGGGTCGTGCACAAGCAAAAGTTGCAGAGGTCAAGAGGTTGACATTATGCACTTTTCTGTTGGAAGCGCTATCCCTGGACGTCTTTATGGTGGCAATCACATAGATAATGCAGATGGAAATGGAGGTGATAG ATTCGGTCATCTTGTTGATTTGTATGCATGGAATCCACATTGTCGATACCTTGACGGGATTGGTCCTAAAG AGAATGATTCAAATGCTCAGAATGATTGGCATGGGGCATGGTGGCATAGCTCACTGACCTTTCACTCAG GCTTTGTGGATGATGACAGTCCTTATGGAAAACAAGATGAGAAGGGTAcatattattttgaattttcaaggCCCCTAAGAACAATGGATCGGTTTCAGCAG GATGCACAGTTCACAATAGGTGGGCCCAATAGCATGTCTGTAGCATTCTGGTACCCAGACGATGGCAAACCATGGAGCAAGTCCGACCATTATTCGGCCAGCTGCGACTGGTTGGTTCTTGATATTCAACCTTCCTTGGAAGCTGCGCATTACCACCCTGCTCCAAATCGTTCATGGGATGCTGCAACTGCCTTTGCATTGCTACTTTCGGTAGTAGCAATCTGTATATCCGTTTTTGTGGGCTACGGAGTTTCTAAGAACAAGAACAGCGTCCAATTTACACCACTTGAGCAGCTCTAA